In a genomic window of Deltaproteobacteria bacterium:
- a CDS encoding ATP-binding protein has translation MDPTAEADHAPWKLQAEQHRAREFSARQRELAAEGRAEGARARAEGGRIRAEAARIRDEAARTRDDAARVRDDAARVRDQAARARDLANQAREQALGQRLLSAASLDHIGWQKLLELDRAISEQAYEAASRDREAAGLDREAANKDRDAAERDRTAADSDRAAADKDRVAAEKERQAADADRAAADSDREASERELLRAAEHISKSERLLAVGRFAAGVAHEINNPLAAMLATLSSLQRSVAKDEVSTDELAPLLDDVQLSADRIAHVLADMKTWLYGGDELPARQRVDLDHLIKESLRLTTAEVGAAAKVIVDQQPTPPIWGVAPRLGQVLTNLLLNAAHAISGPPEANEIRITTRAVDQAVLIEVRDTGPGIPPEVLPRIFDPFYTTREGTGGTGLGLAMCQRIVAQHGGELRVETHLGEGSTFCVELPTGSETVVSSKDGPEASAPARKARVLIIDDDVDFARAMTRLLAESCEVSVAVNGVEGLERLLAPEAHYDVVLCDLMMPVMNGMQMYRRLNEVAPDLAAKLVFVTGGATTEESGDFMASIPNVQLQKPFSMGRLLALIEEHTAPDSPPVGD, from the coding sequence ATGGATCCCACCGCGGAAGCGGATCATGCTCCTTGGAAACTCCAGGCCGAGCAGCACCGGGCCCGCGAGTTCTCCGCGCGCCAGCGGGAGCTCGCAGCGGAGGGCCGTGCCGAGGGAGCGCGCGCGCGCGCCGAGGGCGGACGGATTCGCGCCGAGGCCGCCCGCATTCGGGACGAAGCCGCGCGCACCCGAGACGATGCCGCACGGGTCCGCGACGACGCGGCGCGAGTCCGCGACCAGGCGGCGCGGGCGCGCGATCTCGCCAACCAGGCCCGTGAGCAAGCCCTGGGCCAGCGCCTGCTCTCCGCGGCGTCACTCGACCACATCGGCTGGCAGAAACTGCTCGAGCTCGACCGCGCCATCTCGGAGCAGGCCTACGAGGCAGCCTCGCGGGACCGGGAGGCCGCGGGCCTCGACCGGGAGGCCGCCAACAAGGATCGTGACGCCGCGGAGCGCGATCGCACGGCGGCAGACAGCGATCGCGCCGCCGCCGACAAGGACCGCGTGGCCGCCGAAAAGGAGCGTCAGGCCGCCGACGCTGACCGCGCCGCCGCCGACAGCGACCGCGAGGCGAGCGAGCGGGAGCTCTTGAGGGCCGCCGAGCACATCTCGAAGTCGGAGCGCCTGCTCGCGGTGGGCCGGTTCGCCGCCGGCGTCGCTCACGAGATCAACAACCCGCTCGCGGCGATGCTGGCGACGTTGAGCAGCCTCCAGCGCTCGGTGGCGAAGGACGAGGTGTCCACCGATGAGCTCGCCCCGCTGCTCGACGACGTGCAGCTCTCCGCCGATCGCATCGCCCACGTCCTGGCCGACATGAAGACCTGGTTGTACGGGGGCGACGAGCTCCCGGCGCGCCAGCGGGTCGATCTCGACCACCTGATCAAGGAATCGCTGCGGCTCACCACGGCGGAGGTGGGAGCCGCGGCGAAGGTGATCGTCGACCAGCAACCGACGCCGCCGATCTGGGGCGTCGCCCCACGGCTGGGCCAGGTGCTGACGAACCTCCTGCTCAATGCTGCGCACGCCATCTCCGGCCCGCCCGAGGCCAACGAGATCAGGATCACCACCCGTGCGGTGGATCAGGCGGTGCTCATCGAGGTGCGGGACACCGGACCAGGCATCCCCCCCGAGGTGCTGCCAAGGATCTTCGACCCGTTCTACACCACCCGGGAGGGCACCGGTGGCACCGGGCTCGGCCTCGCCATGTGCCAGCGCATCGTGGCCCAGCATGGTGGCGAGTTGAGGGTGGAGACCCACCTGGGGGAGGGGTCGACCTTCTGCGTCGAGCTCCCCACGGGGAGCGAGACCGTGGTCAGCAGCAAGGATGGCCCCGAGGCGAGCGCACCGGCACGCAAGGCGCGTGTGCTGATCATCGACGACGACGTGGACTTCGCCCGGGCGATGACGCGGCTGCTGGCAGAGTCGTGCGAGGTGTCGGTCGCGGTCAACGGGGTCGAGGGGCTGGAGCGCTTGCTGGCACCGGAGGCGCACTACGACGTGGTGCTGTGCGACCTGATGATGCCGGTGATGAACGGCATGCAGATGTACCGGCGGCTCAACGAGGTCGCGCCCGATCTGGCGGCCAAGCTGGTGTTCGTCACTGGCGGCGCGACGACGGAGGAGTCAGGGGACTTCATGGCGTCGATACCGAACGTACAGCTGCAGAAGCCCTTCAGCATGGGGCGCCTCCTCGCGCTGATCGAGGAGCACACCGCGCCGGACTCGCCGCCTGTCGGCGACTAG
- a CDS encoding alpha/beta fold hydrolase, with amino-acid sequence MRRLLLLSLPLALLGSCVDLDAFVYGGVHCSAVGPETCEDPADWNSVCLPCETPYDWSRSYDWMEGTLEAGESIRPIDPSRVTAHRIPTADGEGELDAYLIASHGDDPELAGTTLLYHHGNYAGLEHYLPRIQMLHELGYTVFAWDYRGYGKSEPATHPTPLQFLADARTVRAYVDGLVPDPDRIVLYGYSLGTIPTVEAGLADPGCAMMVEAPFTSVRQIARSSSGLALPPGFLSSGHFENSKKIEGYDGPLLVMHGGDDRLFPPEDVRAFHDAAPGPKELWTVEGADHGIDNGGVPEDGLAEYGRRMRAFLTTHAPGCFGP; translated from the coding sequence ATGAGGCGGCTCCTCCTGCTCTCCCTGCCCCTCGCCCTCCTCGGCAGCTGCGTGGATCTCGACGCCTTCGTCTACGGGGGCGTGCACTGCAGCGCCGTCGGCCCCGAGACCTGCGAGGATCCCGCGGACTGGAACAGCGTCTGCCTGCCCTGCGAGACCCCCTACGACTGGAGCCGGAGCTACGACTGGATGGAGGGCACCCTCGAGGCCGGCGAGTCCATCCGCCCCATCGATCCCTCCCGGGTCACCGCGCACCGGATCCCCACCGCCGACGGCGAGGGAGAGCTCGACGCCTACCTCATCGCCTCCCACGGCGACGATCCGGAGCTGGCGGGCACCACCCTCCTCTACCACCACGGCAACTACGCCGGCCTCGAACACTACCTGCCCCGGATCCAGATGCTCCACGAGCTGGGCTACACGGTCTTCGCCTGGGACTACCGGGGCTACGGCAAGAGCGAGCCGGCGACCCACCCCACGCCGCTGCAGTTCCTCGCCGACGCCCGGACGGTGCGGGCCTACGTCGACGGCCTCGTCCCGGACCCGGACCGGATCGTCCTCTACGGCTACTCCCTGGGCACCATCCCCACGGTGGAGGCCGGCCTGGCGGATCCGGGCTGCGCCATGATGGTCGAGGCACCCTTCACCTCGGTGCGGCAGATCGCCCGCTCTTCCAGCGGGCTGGCCCTGCCCCCGGGCTTCCTCTCCTCCGGTCACTTCGAGAACTCGAAGAAGATCGAGGGCTACGACGGCCCCCTCCTCGTGATGCACGGCGGCGACGATCGCCTCTTCCCACCCGAGGACGTGCGGGCCTTCCACGACGCCGCGCCCGGCCCCAAGGAGCTGTGGACCGTCGAGGGCGCCGACCACGGCATCGACAACGGCGGCGTCCCCGAGGACGGCCTCGCCGAGTACGGCCGGCGGATGCGCGCCTTCCTCACCACCCACGCCCCCGGCTGCTTCGGACCCTGA
- a CDS encoding YbaK/EbsC family protein — MGRPDHPITLGVRFLREHEIDFVPHLYRYQGGGTRGSAEALGVDHLRVAKTLLFEDETGAPLVVVMNGPFEVGTKQLARHLGRKRIEPCAIPRAESLTGYKVGGISPFGQRTPSPTYLQIDLFEHETILVNGGQRGFLVEVAPEALEAVLQAEIVDVAVRR; from the coding sequence ATGGGCCGACCCGACCATCCGATCACCCTGGGCGTGCGCTTCCTGCGAGAGCACGAGATCGACTTCGTGCCTCACCTCTATCGCTACCAGGGGGGCGGCACCCGCGGCTCGGCCGAGGCCCTGGGGGTGGATCACCTGCGGGTGGCCAAGACCCTCCTCTTCGAGGACGAGACCGGCGCGCCCCTGGTCGTGGTGATGAACGGCCCCTTCGAGGTGGGCACCAAGCAGCTGGCCCGCCACCTGGGGCGCAAGCGGATCGAGCCCTGCGCCATCCCCCGGGCCGAGAGCCTCACCGGCTACAAGGTGGGCGGCATCAGCCCCTTCGGGCAGCGGACCCCCTCCCCCACCTACCTGCAGATCGACCTCTTCGAGCACGAGACCATCCTGGTCAACGGCGGCCAGCGGGGCTTCCTCGTCGAGGTCGCGCCCGAGGCGCTGGAGGCGGTGCTGCAGGCCGAGATCGTCGACGTGGCGGTGCGGCGTTGA
- a CDS encoding HIT family protein: MACIFCRIERGELPSSRVFEDERFLAFMDIHPWRPGHVLVVPRRHAARVAELPEGEAEALFALGLRLAAAIRASELPCADLHFVLNDGKGANQSVPHVHLHLIPRQRRDFLKLAGAVISRPLVPLGRPAAREVLDAQAEQIRAALQAR, translated from the coding sequence ATGGCCTGCATCTTCTGCCGCATCGAGCGAGGTGAGCTGCCCTCCAGCCGGGTCTTCGAGGACGAGCGCTTCCTGGCCTTCATGGACATCCACCCCTGGAGACCGGGCCACGTCCTGGTCGTGCCCCGGCGGCACGCGGCGCGGGTCGCCGAGCTGCCCGAGGGGGAGGCCGAGGCCCTCTTCGCCCTCGGCCTGCGCCTGGCCGCGGCCATCCGCGCCAGCGAGCTACCCTGCGCGGACCTGCACTTCGTGCTCAACGACGGCAAGGGCGCCAACCAGAGCGTGCCGCACGTGCACCTCCACCTGATCCCCCGGCAGCGGCGCGACTTCCTCAAGCTGGCCGGGGCGGTGATCTCCCGGCCGCTGGTGCCCCTGGGGCGTCCGGCGGCGCGAGAGGTGCTCGACGCACAGGCCGAGCAGATCCGGGCGGCGCTCCAGGCTCGCTAG
- a CDS encoding PaaI family thioesterase yields MGRKIVARQPNSRMCLVCGMKNDFGLKTSFHELEGGELLATFQARDEHQSYPGRLHGGIVSTILDETIGRAILVGSEEEIWGVTVDLQVRFKKPVPLDRELRVLARITKQNRRFFEGSGELLLPDGTVAATGSGRYLKTPLEQIADFDAEAEEWRVLEDPADPEEVEI; encoded by the coding sequence ATGGGACGAAAGATCGTGGCCCGACAGCCCAACAGCCGCATGTGCCTGGTCTGTGGGATGAAGAACGACTTCGGGCTCAAGACCTCCTTCCACGAGCTGGAGGGGGGTGAGCTGCTGGCCACCTTCCAGGCCCGGGACGAGCACCAGAGCTACCCGGGAAGGCTCCATGGAGGGATCGTCTCCACCATCCTCGACGAGACCATCGGGCGAGCCATCCTGGTCGGCTCCGAGGAGGAGATCTGGGGCGTCACCGTCGATCTCCAGGTGCGCTTCAAGAAGCCCGTGCCCCTGGATCGCGAGCTCCGGGTCCTGGCCCGGATCACGAAACAGAACCGGCGCTTCTTCGAGGGCAGCGGTGAGCTCCTGCTCCCGGACGGAACGGTGGCCGCCACCGGCAGCGGCCGCTACCTGAAGACCCCCCTCGAGCAGATCGCCGACTTCGACGCCGAGGCCGAGGAGTGGCGAGTCCTCGAAGATCCGGCGGACCCCGAGGAGGTCGAGATCTAG